A stretch of Camelina sativa cultivar DH55 chromosome 18, Cs, whole genome shotgun sequence DNA encodes these proteins:
- the LOC104762086 gene encoding 18.1 kDa class I heat shock protein, giving the protein MSLIPSIFGGRRTNVFDPFSQDLWDPFEGLFTPSSTLANAASARDVAAFTNARVDWKETPEAHVFKADLPGLKKEEVKVEVEDKNVLQISGERSKENEEKNDTWHRVERASGKFMRRFRLPENAKMEEVKATMENGVLTVMVPKAPEKKPQVKSIDISG; this is encoded by the coding sequence ATGTCTCTAATCCCAAGCATTTTTGGAGGACGTAGAACAAACGTCTTCGATCCGTTCTCGCAAGACTTATGGGATCCATTCGAAGGACTCTTCACACCATCTTCTACGTTAGCAAACGCTGCATCCGCTCGGGACGTGGCAGCGTTTACAAACGCTAGAGTGGACTGGAAGGAAACGCCGGAGGCACATGTGTTCAAAGCGGATTTGCCGGGGCTGAAGAAGGAAGAGGTGAAGGTTGAGGTTGAAGACAAGAACGTTCTTCAGATCAGCGGAGAGAGGAGCAAGGAGAACGAAGAGAAGAACGACACGTGGCACCGTGTGGAGAGGGCTAGTGGGAAGTTTATGAGGAGGTTTAGGTTGCCGGAGAATGCAAAGATGGAAGAAGTTAAGGCAACAATGGAGAACGGTGTGCTTACGGTTATGGTTCCTAAAGCTCCTGAGAAGAAGCCTCAAGTCAAGTCAATTGATATCTCCGGCTAA